One stretch of Flavobacterium sp. 9 DNA includes these proteins:
- a CDS encoding S-layer family protein, with translation MKKKNNFYILGMIILSSVTTINAQIKIGDDPTHINNDAALEIETTNKGLLLPRIALQNSTSSSPLSTHVKGMIVYNTATTGDLVPGYYYNDGLKWISATGTTGPQGVPGKDGKDLIAQDFIIDGEKIFAPSQNAVFDALAIKADQANLDTANTNITTNTTAIALKANQSDLNTTNTNLGNNTIALTTLTAVVSTKADQADLDSATANITGNTTAIALKANQSDLDTTNTNLGINTTAVATLANAVSAKADQTDLDTANSNITSNTTAIALKTNQSDLDTTNTNLGINTTAVATLANAVSAKADQANLDTANFNITSNTTAIALKANQSDLDITNTNLGINTAAVATLANAVSAKANQADLDTTNANITGNTTAIALKAKQSDLDTTNTNLGINTTAVATLANAVSAKANQTDLDSANSNITSNTTAIALKANQSDLDTTNTNLGINTTAVATLANAVSAKADQTDLDSANSNITSNTTAIVLKANQSDLDTTNTNLGINTTAVATLANAVLAKADQTDLDSANSNITSNTTAIALKADQSDLDTTNTNLGINTIAVATLANAVSAKADQADLDTTNANITGNIAAIALKANQSDLDTTNTNLGINTAAVATLSSAVLAKADQADLDSANSNITGNTTAIALKANQSDLDTTITNLGINTTAVATLASAVLAKADQADLDTTNANITGNIAAIALKADQLDLDTTNTNLGINTTAVATLANAVSAKADQADLDSATANITSNTMAIALKADQSDLDTTNTNLGINTTAVATLASAVLAKADQADLDTTNANITGNTTAIALKANQSDLDTTITNLGINTTAVATLASAVLAKADQADLDTTNANITGNTTVIALKANQSDLDTINTNLGINTTAVATLASAVITKADQTDLDSANTNITSNTMAIALKANQSDLGTTITNLGINTTAVATLASAVSAKADQTDLDTTNTNLGINTTAVATLANAVSAKADQTDLDSANTNIGINTATVATLISTVSAKADQADLDTANSNITSNTTVIALKANQSDLDTINTNLGINTTAVATLASAVITKADQTDLDSANTNITSNTMAIALKAHQSDLDATITNLGINTAAVASLANAVSTKADQADLDTANANIAGNTAAIALKANQSDLDTTNTNLGINTTTVATLANAVSAKANQIDLDTANANIVGNTTAIALKANQSDLNATNANIVINTSDILLKQDRLLSGLATEYRKGDNTLGSFAPDVDARITAQKGINNGLATLDATGKIDINALPALAISNTFIVSDENEMLATPSTTGDIAIRNDINITFILKGSSATDINNWVELKTPTSPVTSVNGRIGAITASNGDYTTDLVTETANKKYQTANQSLFNNATSPIQTQLDTKAPILSPSFTGVPLTTTPTIGDNSEKIASTRFVVSAITAVPIVNASETLSGNVRLATTAETLSGTSTVLAINPARLAERLSTRATLDSPALTGIPLAPTAAEGTNNTQIATTAYTDIAVKRVSQNFNGNVVPMPTIGQDGDTFDKW, from the coding sequence ATGAAAAAGAAGAATAATTTTTATATATTAGGAATGATCATTCTAAGTAGCGTTACAACTATAAATGCGCAAATTAAAATAGGTGATGATCCAACTCATATAAATAACGATGCAGCGTTAGAAATTGAAACAACGAATAAAGGTTTATTGTTACCGCGTATAGCTTTACAAAATAGTACCAGCTCCAGTCCGTTATCCACCCATGTAAAAGGTATGATAGTTTACAATACCGCTACAACCGGGGATTTGGTTCCTGGCTACTATTATAATGATGGGCTAAAGTGGATAAGTGCAACTGGAACTACAGGGCCACAAGGTGTTCCAGGTAAAGATGGAAAAGATCTAATTGCACAAGATTTTATTATTGATGGTGAAAAAATATTTGCTCCATCTCAAAATGCAGTATTTGATGCTCTGGCTATAAAAGCTGACCAAGCAAATCTCGATACGGCCAATACTAATATTACGACTAATACCACGGCGATAGCTTTAAAAGCAAACCAGTCAGATTTGAATACTACCAATACAAATCTTGGAAACAACACTATAGCTTTAACTACACTTACAGCTGTGGTGTCCACAAAAGCAGACCAGGCAGATCTCGATTCTGCCACTGCCAATATCACAGGAAATACCACGGCGATAGCCTTAAAAGCAAACCAGTCAGATTTGGATACCACCAATACAAATCTTGGAATCAATACTACTGCTGTAGCTACTCTTGCAAATGCGGTGTCCGCAAAAGCAGACCAGACAGATCTCGATACGGCCAATTCCAATATTACGAGTAATACTACGGCGATAGCCTTAAAAACAAACCAGTCGGATTTGGATACCACCAATACAAATCTTGGAATCAATACTACTGCTGTAGCTACACTTGCAAATGCCGTGTCCGCAAAAGCAGACCAGGCAAATCTCGATACGGCCAATTTTAATATTACGAGTAATACCACGGCGATAGCCTTAAAAGCAAACCAATCAGATTTGGATATCACCAATACAAATCTTGGAATCAACACTGCAGCTGTGGCTACCCTTGCAAACGCGGTATCCGCAAAAGCAAATCAGGCAGATCTCGATACGACCAATGCCAATATTACAGGGAATACTACGGCGATAGCCTTAAAAGCAAAACAGTCAGATTTGGATACCACCAATACAAATCTTGGAATCAATACTACCGCTGTGGCTACACTTGCAAACGCGGTATCCGCAAAAGCAAATCAGACAGATCTCGATTCTGCCAACTCCAATATTACAAGTAATACCACGGCAATAGCCCTAAAAGCAAACCAATCAGATTTGGATACCACCAATACAAATCTTGGAATCAATACTACGGCTGTAGCTACACTTGCAAATGCGGTGTCCGCAAAAGCAGACCAAACAGATCTCGATTCTGCCAACTCCAATATTACAAGTAATACCACGGCAATAGTCTTAAAAGCAAACCAATCAGATTTGGATACCACCAATACAAATCTTGGAATCAATACTACGGCTGTAGCTACACTTGCAAATGCGGTGTTAGCAAAAGCAGACCAGACAGATCTCGATTCTGCCAACTCCAATATTACAAGTAATACCACGGCAATAGCCTTAAAAGCGGACCAATCAGATTTGGATACCACCAATACAAATCTTGGAATCAATACTATCGCTGTGGCTACCCTTGCAAACGCGGTGTCCGCAAAAGCAGACCAGGCAGATCTCGATACGACCAATGCCAATATCACAGGAAATATTGCAGCAATAGCCTTAAAGGCAAACCAATCAGATTTGGATACCACCAATACAAATCTTGGAATCAATACTGCAGCTGTGGCTACACTTTCAAGTGCAGTGTTAGCAAAAGCAGATCAGGCAGATCTCGATTCTGCCAACTCCAATATCACAGGAAATACTACGGCGATAGCCTTAAAAGCAAACCAGTCAGATTTGGATACTACCATTACAAATCTTGGAATCAATACTACAGCTGTGGCTACACTTGCAAGTGCAGTGTTAGCAAAAGCAGATCAGGCAGATCTCGATACGACCAATGCCAATATCACAGGAAATATTGCAGCAATAGCTTTAAAAGCGGACCAATTAGATTTGGATACTACCAATACAAATCTTGGAATTAATACTACTGCTGTGGCTACTCTTGCAAACGCGGTATCCGCAAAAGCAGACCAGGCAGATCTCGATTCTGCCACTGCCAATATTACGAGCAATACCATGGCAATAGCCTTAAAAGCGGACCAATCAGATTTGGATACCACCAATACAAATCTTGGAATCAATACTACCGCTGTGGCTACTCTTGCAAGTGCAGTGTTAGCAAAAGCAGATCAGGCAGATCTCGATACGACCAATGCCAATATCACAGGAAATACTACGGCGATAGCCTTAAAAGCAAACCAGTCAGATTTGGATACTACCATTACAAATCTTGGAATCAATACTACAGCTGTGGCTACACTTGCAAGTGCAGTGTTAGCAAAAGCAGATCAGGCAGATCTCGATACGACCAATGCCAATATCACAGGAAATACCACGGTAATAGCCTTAAAAGCAAACCAATCAGATTTGGATACTATCAATACAAATCTTGGTATCAACACTACCGCAGTAGCTACACTTGCAAGTGCAGTGATAACAAAAGCAGACCAGACAGATCTCGATTCGGCTAATACCAATATTACGAGCAATACCATGGCGATAGCCTTAAAAGCAAACCAGTCGGATTTGGGGACTACCATTACAAATCTTGGTATCAACACTACCGCAGTAGCTACACTTGCAAGTGCAGTGTCAGCAAAAGCAGATCAGACAGATTTGGATACTACCAATACAAATCTTGGAATCAACACTACCGCTGTAGCTACACTTGCAAACGCCGTGTCCGCAAAAGCAGACCAGACAGATCTCGATTCGGCTAATACCAATATTGGAATAAATACTGCAACTGTGGCTACACTTATAAGCACGGTGTCCGCAAAAGCAGACCAGGCAGATCTCGATACCGCCAACTCCAATATTACGAGTAATACCACGGTAATAGCCTTAAAAGCAAACCAATCAGATTTGGATACTATCAATACAAATCTTGGTATCAACACTACCGCAGTAGCTACACTTGCAAGTGCAGTGATAACAAAAGCAGACCAGACAGATCTCGATTCGGCTAATACCAATATTACGAGCAATACCATGGCGATAGCCTTAAAAGCACACCAGTCGGATTTGGATGCTACCATTACTAATCTTGGAATCAACACTGCAGCTGTAGCTTCACTTGCAAACGCGGTGTCCACAAAAGCAGACCAGGCAGATCTCGATACAGCCAATGCCAATATTGCAGGGAATACTGCGGCAATAGCCTTAAAAGCAAACCAATCAGATTTGGATACTACCAATACAAATCTTGGAATCAATACTACCACTGTAGCTACACTTGCAAACGCAGTATCCGCAAAAGCAAACCAGATAGATCTCGATACAGCCAATGCCAATATTGTAGGGAATACCACTGCGATAGCCTTAAAAGCAAACCAGTCAGATTTGAATGCGACAAATGCTAATATTGTCATAAATACATCCGATATTTTGCTTAAGCAAGACCGATTACTTTCAGGTCTGGCTACAGAATACAGAAAAGGGGACAATACTCTAGGTTCTTTTGCCCCAGATGTTGATGCCAGAATAACAGCTCAAAAAGGTATTAACAATGGTTTAGCTACTCTAGATGCTACTGGAAAAATTGATATTAATGCATTACCAGCTCTTGCTATATCAAATACTTTTATTGTAAGTGACGAGAATGAAATGCTGGCTACTCCATCAACTACTGGCGATATCGCTATTAGAAATGATATAAATATAACTTTTATACTCAAAGGATCTTCGGCAACCGATATAAATAATTGGGTAGAATTAAAAACACCTACAAGTCCTGTTACCAGTGTCAACGGAAGAATTGGAGCTATTACAGCATCAAATGGAGATTACACAACTGACTTAGTTACAGAAACAGCTAATAAAAAATATCAAACTGCTAATCAATCATTGTTTAATAATGCAACATCCCCAATTCAGACACAACTAGATACTAAGGCACCCATATTATCACCAAGTTTTACAGGAGTCCCATTAACCACTACGCCAACAATTGGTGATAATTCAGAAAAGATCGCATCAACAAGATTTGTAGTCAGTGCCATTACTGCAGTACCAATTGTTAATGCTTCAGAAACCTTATCTGGTAATGTGAGACTGGCAACAACTGCCGAAACACTAAGTGGCACAAGTACTGTACTTGCTATAAATCCAGCAAGATTAGCCGAAAGATTATCCACAAGAGCTACTTTGGATTCTCCGGCGCTTACTGGAATACCTTTGGCTCCAACAGCAGCTGAAGGGACAAATAATACGCAAATTGCAACAACAGCATATACTGATATTGCAGTAAAAAGAGTTTCACAAAATTTTAATGGAAACGTAGTTCCGATGCCAACAATAGGTCAAGACGGGGACACATTTGATAAATGGTAG